From a region of the Hyalangium ruber genome:
- a CDS encoding DUF2169 family type VI secretion system accessory protein, with the protein MRPLLVLLVKATYTICPDGLKLAKDQAPIHIAGIPWGKPEESSYRYEPECAFIKLATDIVLVGHGWAPSQGTREIFVSLSVGPAQKSVRVVGDRTWYKRMGFMSITKPQPFERMPLIYERAFGGWDRSQNEFGQNTFEPFNPVGVGFRSSARHFEEGLHLPNLEDPHHLLEHFGQRVPPAGFGFLSPHWHPRAAFAGTYDETWDRTRKPLLPTDFDRRFFNAASPGLVAPGYLQGNEPVVITNASPRGTLAFSLPGQAAPVITVERLGVTDVKPEMRLDTVILDTDAEHVLLLWRGHLLLFESVHEVQALHITSAGVS; encoded by the coding sequence TAAAAGCTACCTATACCATCTGCCCTGACGGCTTGAAGCTTGCCAAAGATCAGGCTCCCATCCATATCGCGGGAATACCATGGGGCAAGCCCGAAGAGTCTAGCTACCGCTACGAGCCTGAGTGTGCTTTCATCAAGCTCGCCACCGATATTGTGCTCGTTGGGCATGGCTGGGCGCCCAGCCAGGGTACTCGCGAGATTTTCGTCTCTCTGAGTGTGGGGCCAGCACAAAAATCCGTGCGAGTGGTGGGGGACCGCACTTGGTACAAGCGAATGGGCTTTATGTCCATAACCAAGCCACAGCCTTTCGAGCGTATGCCCCTCATCTACGAGCGGGCCTTCGGCGGGTGGGATCGCTCCCAGAACGAGTTTGGGCAGAACACCTTCGAGCCATTCAACCCTGTTGGAGTGGGCTTCCGCTCAAGCGCTCGCCATTTCGAGGAGGGACTGCATCTTCCCAATCTGGAGGACCCGCACCATCTTCTGGAACACTTTGGCCAAAGAGTCCCCCCAGCGGGCTTTGGATTTCTCTCTCCACACTGGCACCCACGTGCAGCGTTCGCAGGCACCTATGACGAAACGTGGGACAGGACCCGTAAGCCCCTATTGCCTACGGATTTTGACCGACGCTTCTTCAATGCCGCCTCTCCCGGGCTCGTCGCTCCTGGGTATCTCCAAGGCAACGAGCCAGTCGTCATTACAAATGCCTCGCCCAGAGGTACCCTCGCCTTCTCACTTCCAGGCCAAGCCGCACCGGTCATTACCGTTGAGCGGCTGGGTGTCACGGATGTAAAACCCGAGATGCGCTTGGACACCGTCATCCTTGACACAGATGCTGAGCACGTCCTGTTGCTGTGGCGCGGGCATCTGCTGCTTTTCGAGAGCGTCCACGAGGTCCAGGCCTTGCATATCACCTCAGCAGGTGTCTCATGA
- a CDS encoding DUF6484 domain-containing protein — protein MNSLGNPTTHLLPAPSEQPERIWGSRAGWLTGTDGTGGLLVDFPGNSTGPITARLATAIDAQALKTAITNHQKVILLFESGDPRLPFIMAFIQESSPSPLVDALLEEPPKAPPALRVETRVDGRQVVIEGKDEIVLQCGEASITLRRNGKIVIRGTQIESCARGRIRIKGGSVEIN, from the coding sequence ATGAACTCTCTCGGAAATCCCACTACCCACCTCCTACCTGCCCCCTCGGAGCAACCCGAGCGTATTTGGGGAAGCCGCGCAGGCTGGCTGACTGGAACCGACGGCACTGGTGGGTTGCTTGTCGACTTCCCGGGGAACTCGACCGGTCCCATCACGGCACGCCTAGCGACCGCGATCGACGCCCAAGCCCTCAAAACCGCAATAACTAATCACCAGAAGGTCATACTCCTATTCGAGAGCGGTGACCCACGTCTGCCGTTCATCATGGCCTTCATCCAGGAGTCGAGCCCATCACCCTTGGTCGATGCGCTGCTCGAAGAGCCCCCCAAAGCCCCCCCCGCCCTGCGAGTCGAAACCAGGGTCGATGGGCGGCAGGTAGTCATTGAGGGCAAGGACGAAATCGTCCTCCAGTGTGGAGAGGCTAGCATCACCCTACGGCGTAACGGAAAGATCGTCATTCGAGGTACCCAGATCGAATCCTGCGCCAGAGGCAGGATTCGCATCAAAGGTGGCTCCGTAGAGATCAACTAA